One region of Paraburkholderia phymatum STM815 genomic DNA includes:
- a CDS encoding DUF2380 domain-containing protein, whose protein sequence is MQKISNLILNINLRIEDKASGQVVFQRCADIRGNTGRSWQRGVDALVGLLASEPDSAD, encoded by the coding sequence ATGCAGAAAATCAGCAATCTGATCCTGAACATCAACTTGCGCATCGAAGACAAGGCGAGCGGACAGGTCGTGTTTCAGCGCTGCGCCGATATCCGGGGCAACACCGGCCGGTCGTGGCAGCGCGGCGTCGATGCGCTCGTCGGTCTGCTTGCGTCGGAACCGGACAGCGCGGATTGA
- a CDS encoding heavy metal sensor histidine kinase: MIRSTRSIARRLALLFALVALSVFTLVDTGLFLVLRSQLEQRLRDSLDSRTEVARIIVHHAINRDKWRIAQEKLGDMTPRDGSSVYSISSTTPLFNYGHPVTGTIAQQWRGDYARVTDNGTGHDLLTRTLTIPPNGERPQVQLQVATSYAPTEQALREFGLALAALSALGAFGASLLSYWVTRIGLAPLRRLTVDASGVSADNRSQRLRTTDLPFELNDLAHSFNGALERLDQAYVRLESFNADVAHELRTPVTILIGQTQVALTRNRAVDDLRRTLQSNLEEFERMRGIINDMLFLARADQGERATELVEVSLATEVARTVEFLEMPMEEAHVQAELHGDAVARVNRSLFGRACANLLINAIHHCTPGAAIKVTISREATRVWVAVANPGAPIAAEVLDHVFDRFYRAELSRTNSRENHGLGLAIVKAVAEMHGGVVFAHSLDGVNTFGFSIRSAHTSRAAKADAAAKEPSLASRPIASAPVK, from the coding sequence ATGATTCGCTCGACCCGTTCGATTGCGCGGCGCCTTGCGTTGCTGTTCGCGCTCGTCGCACTGTCCGTCTTCACGCTGGTGGACACGGGGCTTTTCCTCGTTCTGCGCTCGCAACTCGAACAACGCCTGCGCGATTCGCTCGATAGCCGCACGGAAGTGGCGCGGATCATCGTGCATCACGCGATCAACCGCGACAAATGGCGCATCGCGCAGGAAAAACTCGGCGACATGACGCCGCGCGACGGCAGCAGTGTCTATTCGATTTCGAGCACCACGCCGCTGTTCAATTACGGACATCCTGTGACGGGCACGATCGCGCAGCAATGGCGCGGCGACTATGCGCGCGTCACGGACAACGGCACCGGCCACGATCTGCTGACGCGCACGCTGACCATTCCGCCGAACGGCGAGCGTCCGCAGGTGCAGTTGCAGGTCGCGACCAGTTACGCGCCGACAGAGCAGGCGTTGCGCGAGTTCGGCCTCGCCTTGGCCGCGCTGTCGGCGCTCGGTGCGTTCGGCGCGTCGCTGCTCAGTTACTGGGTCACGCGCATCGGTCTTGCGCCGTTGCGCCGCTTGACTGTCGATGCATCCGGGGTGAGCGCCGACAACCGTTCGCAGCGGCTGCGCACGACGGACTTGCCGTTCGAGTTGAACGATCTCGCGCATTCGTTCAACGGCGCGCTCGAGCGGCTCGATCAGGCCTATGTGCGCCTCGAGTCGTTCAATGCCGATGTCGCGCACGAACTCCGCACGCCTGTCACGATCCTGATTGGGCAGACGCAGGTCGCGTTGACCCGTAACCGCGCAGTGGACGATCTGCGCCGCACACTGCAATCGAATCTCGAAGAATTCGAGCGCATGCGCGGCATCATCAACGACATGCTGTTTCTCGCGCGAGCGGACCAGGGCGAACGCGCGACGGAACTGGTCGAGGTGTCGCTCGCCACGGAAGTGGCGCGCACCGTCGAGTTCCTCGAAATGCCGATGGAAGAGGCGCACGTGCAGGCCGAATTGCACGGCGACGCCGTCGCGCGCGTCAACCGCTCGCTGTTTGGGCGCGCGTGCGCAAATCTGCTGATCAACGCGATTCACCATTGCACGCCCGGCGCTGCCATCAAGGTGACGATTTCGCGCGAGGCGACGCGCGTGTGGGTCGCCGTCGCGAATCCCGGCGCGCCCATCGCGGCTGAGGTGCTCGATCATGTGTTCGACCGCTTTTATCGCGCGGAACTGTCGCGTACCAACAGCCGCGAGAATCATGGGCTGGGACTCGCGATCGTCAAGGCGGTCGCAGAGATGCATGGTGGCGTGGTATTCGCGCACAGCCTCGACGGCGTGAACACATTCGGATTCTCGATCAGAAGCGCGCACACCTCGCGCGCGGCGAAGGCGGATGCGGCTGCGAAGGAGCCGTCGCTGGCGTCGCGGCCCATCGCTTCCGCGCCGGTGAAATAG
- a CDS encoding heavy metal response regulator transcription factor has translation MKLLIVEDEFKVVDYLRRGLTEQGWVVDVALDGEEGLHLASEFDYDIIVLDVMLPKRDGLSVLKALRMRKSTPVIMLTARDHVNDRVRGLREGADDYLTKPFSFLELVERLHALARRTRVQESTLICVGDLYVDLIGRRATRGGVRLDLTAKEFQLLSVLARRQGDILSKAMITELVWDVNFDSHTNVVETAIKRLRAKLDGPFPTKLLHTMRGMGYVLEVREEAEAT, from the coding sequence ATGAAGCTGCTCATCGTGGAGGATGAATTCAAGGTTGTCGACTATCTACGCCGTGGTCTGACGGAGCAGGGCTGGGTGGTCGACGTCGCGCTCGACGGCGAAGAGGGGCTGCATCTCGCATCCGAGTTCGACTACGACATCATCGTGCTCGATGTGATGCTGCCCAAGCGCGACGGCCTCAGCGTGCTCAAGGCGCTGCGCATGCGCAAGTCCACGCCCGTCATCATGCTGACTGCGCGCGATCACGTGAACGACCGTGTGCGCGGCCTGCGCGAAGGGGCCGACGATTACCTGACCAAGCCGTTCTCGTTTCTCGAACTGGTGGAGCGTTTGCACGCGCTCGCAAGGCGCACGCGCGTGCAGGAGTCGACGCTGATCTGCGTGGGCGATCTGTATGTCGATCTGATCGGAAGACGCGCGACGCGCGGCGGCGTGCGGCTCGATCTGACTGCGAAAGAGTTCCAGTTGCTGAGCGTGCTCGCGCGCCGGCAGGGCGACATCCTGTCGAAGGCGATGATCACGGAACTGGTGTGGGATGTGAACTTCGACAGCCATACGAACGTCGTCGAAACGGCGATCAAGCGGCTGCGCGCGAAGCTCGACGGGCCGTTTCCGACCAAGCTGCTGCACACGATGCGCGGCATGGGCTACGTGCTCGAAGTAAGAGAGGAAGCGGAGGCAACATGA
- a CDS encoding efflux transporter outer membrane subunit: protein MNTLIHAARLRTCGSIAVAAALCACTVGPDYQTPLTDAPPAWHTDSYWRLAQPSHAPLAPDWWKAFGDATLDRLETQALAQNQTLVAASAHYAQARATLANTRAQLIPEVDLSASAARERVSKNRPVTNYAVPNQSTVQNNLQIGPTINYDVDLFGRIRRDVEGAQASAEQSRDDLANARLVLTTDVATDYFSLRELDAEIDVLNRSVQLQQKALDYVTTEHDLGSVSGLDVLQQKSLLDQTRVQAQLLVTQRAQFEHAIAALVAVPAPQFSIESQVVEYPVPAIPLGLPSDLLQRRPDVASAERAMASANAQIGVAKAAFFPSLTLTPGIGWQSTEFANLLSAPSLMWSLGAALSQVVFDGGRRAANVDFANQGYQAAQANYRQAVLTAFQQVQDGITGLSVLDRAASQSHDAVADAQRLLTLANDRYSGGLVAYLDVITAQQSLLTSERQDVQIHGQQMTTSVALVKALGGGWDVQESTAQADVVKEPANEVVKAELR, encoded by the coding sequence GTGAACACGCTCATCCATGCCGCGCGACTGCGCACATGCGGCTCCATCGCTGTGGCGGCGGCACTGTGCGCGTGCACGGTCGGCCCCGACTATCAGACGCCGCTGACGGACGCGCCGCCCGCGTGGCATACGGATTCTTACTGGCGTCTCGCGCAGCCCTCGCATGCGCCGCTTGCGCCCGACTGGTGGAAGGCGTTCGGCGACGCCACGCTCGATCGCCTCGAAACGCAGGCGCTCGCGCAAAACCAGACGCTCGTCGCGGCCAGCGCGCACTACGCACAGGCGCGCGCGACGCTGGCCAACACGCGCGCCCAGCTGATTCCCGAAGTCGATCTGTCGGCGTCGGCGGCGCGCGAGCGGGTCTCGAAGAACCGGCCCGTGACGAACTACGCGGTGCCGAATCAGTCGACGGTGCAGAACAATCTTCAGATCGGCCCGACGATCAACTATGACGTCGATCTGTTCGGCCGCATTCGGCGTGATGTCGAAGGCGCGCAGGCGTCTGCGGAACAGTCGCGCGACGATCTCGCGAATGCGCGGCTCGTGCTGACCACCGACGTCGCCACCGACTATTTCTCGCTACGCGAACTCGATGCCGAGATCGACGTGTTGAACCGCTCGGTGCAGTTGCAACAGAAAGCGCTCGACTATGTGACGACGGAGCACGATCTCGGCTCCGTGTCAGGGCTCGACGTATTGCAGCAGAAGTCTCTGCTCGATCAGACGCGCGTGCAGGCGCAGCTTCTCGTCACGCAGCGGGCACAGTTCGAGCATGCGATCGCGGCGCTCGTGGCCGTGCCCGCGCCGCAGTTTTCGATCGAATCGCAAGTGGTCGAGTATCCCGTGCCTGCCATCCCCCTCGGTTTGCCGAGCGATCTGTTGCAGCGGCGGCCGGACGTCGCGTCGGCGGAACGCGCGATGGCGTCGGCGAATGCGCAGATCGGCGTCGCGAAGGCGGCGTTCTTTCCAAGCCTGACGTTGACGCCGGGCATCGGCTGGCAGAGCACGGAATTCGCGAATCTCCTGAGCGCTCCCAGCCTGATGTGGTCGCTCGGCGCCGCGCTCAGTCAGGTCGTGTTCGACGGCGGCCGCCGCGCCGCCAATGTCGATTTCGCCAACCAGGGCTACCAGGCAGCGCAGGCCAACTACCGGCAGGCCGTCCTGACGGCGTTCCAGCAGGTGCAGGACGGCATCACCGGGCTGTCCGTGCTCGACCGCGCGGCGTCGCAGTCGCACGATGCCGTCGCCGATGCACAGCGGCTGTTGACGCTCGCGAACGATCGCTATTCGGGCGGACTTGTCGCCTATCTCGACGTGATCACCGCGCAGCAGTCGCTGCTGACGAGCGAGCGCCAGGACGTGCAGATTCACGGTCAGCAGATGACGACGTCCGTTGCGCTCGTGAAGGCACTGGGCGGCGGCTGGGACGTGCAGGAATCGACCGCGCAGGCCGATGTCGTCAAGGAACCCGCGAACGAAGTCGTGAAAGCAGAACTGAGATGA
- a CDS encoding efflux RND transporter periplasmic adaptor subunit → MTEKTHASLAIPARETQDGHALPPRHREWRRAKIAVMIMLLLLAIGALRTVIANIVQGRSVAQMTQQNARQYVDVVTPTQADGSTGVTVLPGTLRGYVESPIYARATGYLLRWYADIGARVKEGQLLAELDTPEIDQELAQAVAQRNQIQSSLALAKSSYERWQQLRQRDAVSQQELDERQSTYSQDVANLAAAEANVKRLRQLESFKRIVAPFAGVVTQRNVDVGDLIDAGSGTSRALFALAQSDPLRVYVQLPQAYAQNIKVGEDVAVTQAELPGQQFHGRIANISGAIDVPTRSLQVEVTLRNPDGKLRPGAYVQVALPSGARAQLSVPGNALLFRAEGPRLAVVDNEGVVHLRKVAIAQDLGQTLEIESGIEPGDRVIINPSDSIEDGDRVEVTRPQSQANGKAAS, encoded by the coding sequence ATGACTGAAAAGACTCACGCTTCGCTGGCGATACCCGCGCGCGAAACCCAGGACGGGCACGCGTTGCCGCCGCGTCATCGCGAATGGCGCCGCGCGAAGATCGCGGTCATGATCATGCTGCTTCTGCTCGCCATCGGCGCGCTGCGCACCGTCATCGCGAACATCGTGCAGGGCCGCTCGGTCGCACAGATGACGCAGCAGAACGCGAGGCAATACGTCGATGTCGTGACGCCCACGCAAGCCGATGGTTCGACTGGCGTGACGGTGCTGCCGGGCACCTTGCGCGGCTATGTCGAATCGCCGATCTATGCACGCGCGACGGGATATCTGCTGCGCTGGTACGCCGACATCGGCGCACGCGTGAAAGAAGGGCAATTGCTTGCCGAGCTCGATACGCCCGAGATCGATCAGGAACTCGCGCAAGCCGTTGCGCAACGCAACCAGATCCAGTCGAGCCTCGCGCTCGCGAAGAGTTCATATGAACGCTGGCAGCAACTGCGTCAGCGCGACGCCGTCTCGCAACAGGAACTCGACGAACGGCAAAGCACGTATTCGCAGGACGTCGCCAATCTCGCCGCCGCCGAGGCCAACGTGAAGCGCTTGCGTCAGCTGGAAAGCTTCAAGCGCATTGTCGCGCCGTTCGCGGGGGTGGTGACGCAGCGCAATGTGGATGTGGGCGATCTGATCGATGCAGGCAGCGGCACGAGCCGCGCGCTCTTCGCGCTCGCGCAGTCGGACCCGCTGCGGGTGTACGTGCAGTTGCCGCAAGCCTACGCGCAGAACATCAAGGTCGGCGAGGACGTGGCCGTCACGCAGGCGGAATTGCCGGGTCAGCAGTTTCATGGGCGCATCGCGAACATCTCCGGTGCGATCGATGTGCCCACGCGTTCTTTGCAGGTCGAAGTGACGCTGCGCAATCCGGATGGCAAGCTGCGGCCCGGCGCATACGTGCAGGTCGCGTTACCGTCGGGCGCACGTGCGCAGCTGTCGGTGCCAGGCAACGCGCTGTTGTTCCGTGCGGAAGGGCCGCGACTGGCGGTCGTCGATAACGAGGGCGTCGTGCATCTGCGCAAGGTGGCGATCGCGCAGGACCTCGGGCAGACGCTGGAAATCGAAAGCGGCATCGAACCGGGCGACCGCGTGATCATCAATCCGAGCGATTCGATCGAGGACGGCGATCGCGTCGAAGTGACCCGGCCGCAATCGCAGGCCAACGGCAAGGCGGCGTCGTGA
- a CDS encoding efflux RND transporter permease subunit: protein MWIVNLALKRPYTFIVMAILIVLATPFVLFTTPVDVLPEINIPVVSIIWNYAGLSAQDMANRITSVNERSLTTTVNDIEHIESQSLAGIAIIKLFLQPNANIQTAIAQTVAVEQAQLKQMPPGATPPLVISYSASSIPVIQLGLSSPRLSEQDLNDTALNFLRPQLVTIPGAAVPYPYGGKSRLISVDLDTRALLAKGLTPLDVVNAVNAQNLILPTGTAKIGPREYTVNMNGSPTTVAGLNDIPVRTVNGATTYLREVAHVRDGFSPQTNIVRENGRRGVLISILKTGSASTLSIVNTLRDLLPNAQAALPSDLKVTPLFDQSVFVKAAIRGVVREAVIAAALTAAMILLFLGNWRSTCIIAISIPLSILTSLIALHALGQTINIMTLGGLALAVGILVDDATVTIENIERHLHMGTNLHDAILDGAGEIAVPALVSTLCICIVFVPMFFLTGVARYLFVPLAEAVVFAMLASYVLSRTLVPTLAMLLMGHAHKHDANARPNLFVRLHRRFDASFETMRAAYIMVLSSLLVRRKLFGTLFLGFCVVSLALAAVLGEDFFPRVDAGQIRLHMRAPTGTRIEETARLADQVERVVREVIPRDELVTVLDNLGLPYSGINLSYSNAGTIGTLDGEIQLALNEDHKPSLDYIDRLRALLPQRFPGTEFFFQPADIVTQILNFGLPAAVDVQIVGSNQEGNLETARKLLKQIRSIPGAVDSHIQQKLDEPVINLQMDRTRLQQLNLNANNVAQNVLISLSGSSQTSPGFWFNPRNGVEYNLAVQTPQYRISSVDQLLRTPVSASSTGPTQLLGNLVQVSPQNQFAMVTHYNIRPVIDVFVSVEGRDLGSVDRQIEKLVGEARAGLPRGSQIAIRGQVQTMRTSYFGLGIGVAMAIVLVYLLIVVNFQSWIDPLIIVSALPAALAGIVWMLFLTGTHLSVPALTGAIMTMGVATANSILMVSFARQRLTAGAPPLTAALEAGASRIRPVLMTAFAMIIGMVPMALGLGEGAEQNAPLGRAVIGGLLFATLSTLFFVPLLFAGIHSRLAHRNAGRKQGEHGAAHQRNDRDDTHGHSPDTDDRDD, encoded by the coding sequence ATGTGGATCGTCAATCTCGCACTGAAGCGGCCATACACGTTCATCGTGATGGCCATACTGATCGTGCTGGCGACGCCATTCGTGTTGTTCACCACGCCCGTCGACGTGCTGCCGGAAATCAACATTCCCGTCGTCAGCATCATCTGGAACTACGCGGGCCTGTCCGCGCAGGACATGGCGAACCGCATAACGTCCGTCAACGAGCGCAGCCTGACGACCACGGTCAACGACATCGAACACATCGAATCGCAATCGCTTGCGGGCATCGCGATCATCAAGCTGTTCCTGCAACCGAATGCGAACATCCAGACGGCCATCGCGCAGACGGTCGCCGTCGAGCAGGCGCAGCTCAAGCAGATGCCACCCGGCGCAACGCCGCCGCTCGTCATCAGCTACTCGGCATCAAGCATTCCCGTCATTCAACTGGGTTTATCGAGCCCCCGGCTTTCCGAGCAGGATCTGAACGACACGGCGCTCAACTTTCTGCGCCCGCAACTGGTGACGATTCCGGGCGCAGCCGTGCCGTATCCGTATGGTGGCAAGAGCCGTCTGATTTCCGTCGACCTGGACACCCGCGCGCTGCTGGCGAAAGGGCTCACGCCGCTCGACGTCGTCAATGCCGTCAACGCGCAAAACCTGATCCTGCCGACGGGCACCGCGAAAATCGGCCCCAGGGAATACACGGTCAACATGAACGGTTCGCCGACGACAGTCGCGGGCCTGAACGACATTCCCGTGCGCACGGTGAACGGTGCGACGACCTATCTGCGCGAAGTGGCGCATGTGCGCGACGGCTTTTCTCCGCAGACGAACATTGTGCGCGAGAACGGACGGCGCGGTGTGCTCATTTCGATTCTGAAGACGGGCAGCGCGTCGACGCTGTCGATCGTCAATACGCTGCGCGACCTGTTGCCGAACGCGCAGGCCGCGCTGCCATCCGATCTTAAGGTGACGCCGCTGTTCGATCAATCGGTGTTCGTGAAGGCCGCCATTCGTGGCGTGGTCCGCGAGGCCGTGATCGCCGCTGCGCTGACAGCCGCGATGATTCTGCTGTTTCTCGGCAACTGGCGCAGCACCTGCATCATCGCAATCTCGATTCCACTCTCCATTCTGACTTCGCTGATCGCGCTGCACGCGCTCGGGCAGACGATCAACATCATGACGCTGGGTGGCCTCGCGCTCGCTGTCGGCATTCTCGTCGACGACGCGACGGTCACGATTGAGAACATCGAGCGGCATCTTCACATGGGCACGAATCTGCATGATGCGATTCTGGATGGCGCGGGCGAGATCGCGGTGCCGGCGCTCGTATCGACGCTCTGCATCTGCATCGTGTTCGTACCGATGTTTTTCCTGACGGGCGTGGCGCGCTACCTGTTCGTGCCGCTCGCAGAAGCCGTGGTGTTCGCAATGTTGGCTTCTTACGTGCTGTCGCGAACGCTCGTGCCGACGCTCGCGATGCTGCTGATGGGCCACGCGCACAAGCATGATGCGAACGCGCGGCCGAATCTGTTCGTTCGTCTGCATCGCCGTTTCGACGCCAGCTTCGAGACGATGCGCGCCGCGTACATCATGGTGCTCAGCAGTCTGCTGGTGCGGCGCAAGCTGTTCGGCACGCTGTTTCTCGGCTTTTGCGTCGTCTCTCTGGCGCTGGCAGCCGTACTGGGCGAAGATTTCTTTCCGCGCGTGGACGCGGGCCAGATACGCCTGCACATGCGCGCGCCGACGGGCACGCGCATCGAAGAAACGGCGCGGCTCGCCGATCAGGTCGAACGGGTGGTGCGCGAAGTGATTCCGCGCGACGAGCTGGTCACGGTGCTCGACAATCTCGGTTTGCCGTATAGCGGTATCAATCTTTCGTACAGCAATGCAGGTACGATCGGCACGCTCGATGGCGAGATCCAGCTTGCACTGAACGAAGACCACAAGCCAAGTCTCGATTACATCGACCGCTTGCGCGCGCTGTTGCCACAGCGCTTTCCGGGCACCGAGTTCTTCTTTCAACCGGCCGATATCGTCACGCAGATTCTCAACTTCGGTTTGCCCGCTGCCGTCGATGTGCAGATCGTCGGCTCGAACCAGGAAGGCAATCTGGAGACCGCGAGAAAGCTGCTCAAGCAGATCCGCTCGATTCCCGGCGCCGTCGATTCGCACATCCAGCAGAAGTTGGACGAGCCCGTCATCAATCTGCAGATGGACCGCACGCGCTTGCAGCAGCTCAATCTGAACGCGAACAACGTCGCGCAAAACGTGCTGATTTCACTGTCGGGCAGTTCTCAGACGTCGCCGGGGTTCTGGTTCAATCCGCGCAATGGCGTCGAGTACAACCTCGCTGTGCAGACGCCGCAATATCGGATCTCGTCGGTGGATCAGCTGCTGCGCACGCCGGTGTCGGCATCGTCGACGGGACCGACGCAACTGCTCGGCAATCTCGTGCAAGTGTCGCCGCAGAACCAGTTCGCAATGGTCACGCACTACAACATTCGCCCCGTGATCGATGTGTTCGTCAGCGTCGAGGGACGCGATCTCGGCAGCGTCGACAGGCAGATCGAAAAGCTTGTCGGCGAGGCTCGCGCCGGTTTGCCGCGCGGCAGCCAGATCGCGATTCGCGGCCAGGTACAGACGATGCGCACCTCGTACTTCGGACTCGGCATCGGCGTCGCGATGGCGATCGTGCTCGTGTATCTGCTGATCGTCGTGAACTTCCAGTCGTGGATCGATCCTCTCATCATCGTGAGCGCGTTGCCGGCGGCATTGGCGGGCATCGTGTGGATGTTGTTTCTGACGGGTACGCATCTGAGCGTACCCGCATTGACGGGCGCGATCATGACGATGGGCGTCGCCACGGCAAACAGCATTCTGATGGTGTCGTTCGCGCGTCAACGCCTGACCGCTGGCGCGCCGCCGCTCACGGCCGCGCTCGAAGCCGGCGCGAGCCGGATCCGGCCGGTGCTGATGACTGCGTTCGCGATGATCATCGGCATGGTTCCGATGGCACTCGGCCTCGGCGAAGGCGCCGAGCAGAATGCGCCGCTCGGCCGGGCGGTGATCGGCGGCCTGCTGTTCGCGACGCTATCGACGCTCTTTTTCGTGCCGTTGCTGTTCGCGGGCATCCATAGCCGGCTCGCGCATCGCAACGCCGGACGCAAGCAAGGAGAGCACGGCGCTGCCCATCAACGCAACGACCGTGACGACACACACGGACACAGCCCGGACACGGACGATCGAGATGACTGA
- a CDS encoding CDP-alcohol phosphatidyltransferase family protein, with translation MKRFSMIREFHLADWFTLGNAVCGTGALFSMMSYIGSEEAMHVYFASALVFAALVFDVLDGRIARWRQKASLLGKELDSLADVISFGVAPAIIGYGCGMRGLYDRVLLAYFVACGVSRLARYNVTTETMSGGTGKVTHFEGTPIPTSFAIVLLLAIAAWQGALGPQLWFGEWRIAGHVLHPLTLVYGISGSLMISRIRVPKP, from the coding sequence ATGAAGCGCTTTTCGATGATCCGCGAGTTTCATCTCGCCGACTGGTTCACGCTCGGCAATGCCGTCTGCGGCACGGGCGCGCTGTTTTCCATGATGAGTTACATCGGCAGCGAGGAGGCGATGCACGTGTATTTCGCCAGTGCACTCGTGTTCGCCGCGCTCGTCTTCGACGTGCTCGACGGGCGCATCGCGCGCTGGCGCCAGAAGGCTTCGCTGCTGGGCAAGGAACTGGACTCGCTGGCCGATGTAATCTCGTTCGGCGTGGCGCCCGCCATCATCGGCTACGGGTGTGGAATGCGCGGGCTCTATGACCGCGTTCTGCTCGCGTACTTCGTGGCGTGCGGGGTGTCCCGGCTTGCACGCTACAACGTGACGACGGAGACGATGTCAGGCGGCACGGGGAAAGTGACCCACTTCGAAGGCACGCCTATCCCGACATCGTTCGCAATCGTCCTGCTGCTCGCCATCGCCGCGTGGCAAGGGGCTCTCGGTCCGCAATTATGGTTCGGCGAATGGCGTATCGCAGGACATGTGCTGCATCCGTTGACGCTGGTGTATGGAATCTCCGGATCGCTGATGATCAGCCGCATCCGCGTTCCGAAACCATGA
- a CDS encoding FadR/GntR family transcriptional regulator: protein MAATAAPGSTPRRARGSLADQVVAYVNEQVASHALKPGDQLPTETTLMSLLGVSRTVVREAISRLQANGVIETRHGIGSFVLEPRREPLGLDMVPATTLSDVLSVLELRISLETECAGLAAQRASDRDIAKIRAALDAVEATSRTGGDSTAADLRFHISIASATGNRYFVDILTQLGTALIPRHRVDSPGLAQSDLNAYMARVNLEHENILDAIARKDPDGARAAMRMHLSSSRERLRRASSQAEESAATRTL, encoded by the coding sequence ATGGCCGCGACTGCAGCACCAGGTTCGACCCCCAGGCGGGCACGCGGGAGCCTTGCTGACCAGGTCGTCGCCTATGTCAACGAGCAGGTTGCCTCGCACGCGCTGAAGCCGGGCGATCAGTTGCCGACGGAAACCACCTTGATGTCCTTGCTCGGCGTCAGCCGCACCGTCGTGCGCGAAGCCATCTCGCGACTGCAGGCGAATGGCGTGATCGAAACGCGCCACGGCATCGGCAGTTTCGTCCTGGAACCGCGACGCGAGCCGCTCGGCCTCGACATGGTGCCCGCCACCACCCTGAGCGACGTGCTCTCCGTGCTGGAATTGCGCATCAGCCTCGAAACGGAATGCGCGGGACTCGCTGCGCAGCGGGCAAGCGATCGCGACATCGCGAAGATTCGCGCCGCGCTCGACGCGGTCGAAGCCACGAGCCGCACAGGCGGCGACAGCACCGCCGCCGACTTGCGCTTTCATATCTCGATTGCAAGCGCGACGGGCAACCGCTATTTCGTCGACATTCTCACGCAACTGGGCACGGCGCTGATTCCGCGTCATCGCGTGGATTCGCCGGGACTCGCGCAGAGCGATCTCAACGCCTATATGGCGCGCGTGAATCTGGAGCACGAGAACATTCTCGACGCTATCGCGCGCAAAGATCCTGACGGCGCCCGGGCTGCCATGCGCATGCATCTGTCGAGCAGCCGCGAACGTCTGCGTCGCGCAAGCAGTCAGGCAGAAGAATCGGCCGCCACGCGCACGCTCTGA